From the Streptomyces sp. Tu 2975 genome, one window contains:
- the prcB gene encoding proteasome subunit beta, with the protein MEANPRSTGRLPAAFLTPGSSSFMDFLGDHSPDLLPGRRTLPPVQGAVQAPHGTTIVATTFPGGVVLAGDRRATMGNMIAQRDIEKVFPADEYSAVGIAGTAGLAVEMVKLFQLELEHFEKVEGAQLSLEGKANRLSTMIRSNLGMAMQGLAVVPLFAGYDIDREKGRIFSYDVTGGRSEEHGFAATGSGSIFARGAMKKLYREDLTEQQATTLVIQALYDAADDDSATGGPDVARRIYPIVTVITDEGFRRLTEAETSEIARSILEGRLTQPDGPRAALL; encoded by the coding sequence GTGGAAGCCAACCCTCGTAGCACCGGGCGTCTGCCGGCAGCCTTCCTGACGCCGGGTTCGTCGTCGTTCATGGATTTCCTGGGCGACCACTCGCCCGACCTGCTGCCCGGCAGGCGCACTCTGCCGCCCGTGCAGGGGGCCGTCCAGGCGCCGCACGGGACGACGATCGTCGCCACGACGTTCCCCGGCGGCGTGGTCCTCGCCGGTGACCGGCGGGCCACGATGGGGAACATGATCGCCCAGCGCGACATCGAGAAGGTCTTCCCCGCCGACGAGTACTCGGCGGTGGGCATCGCGGGCACGGCCGGTCTCGCGGTGGAGATGGTCAAACTGTTCCAGCTCGAGCTTGAGCACTTCGAGAAGGTCGAGGGCGCCCAGCTCTCCCTCGAGGGCAAGGCCAACCGCCTCTCCACGATGATCCGCAGCAATCTCGGCATGGCCATGCAGGGCCTCGCCGTCGTCCCGCTGTTCGCCGGTTACGACATCGACCGCGAGAAGGGCCGGATCTTCTCGTACGACGTGACGGGCGGCCGCTCGGAGGAGCACGGCTTCGCGGCCACCGGTTCGGGCTCGATCTTCGCGCGCGGGGCGATGAAGAAGCTCTACCGCGAGGACCTGACCGAGCAGCAGGCCACCACGCTGGTGATCCAGGCGCTGTACGACGCGGCGGACGACGATTCCGCGACCGGCGGCCCGGACGTGGCACGGCGCATCTACCCGATCGTCACCGTCATCACGGACGAAGGCTTCCGCCGGCTCACCGAGGCCGAGACCTCCGAGATCGCGCGTTCGATCCTCGAGGGCCGTCTCACCCAGCCCGACGGCCCCCGCGCCGCTCTCCTGTGA
- a CDS encoding ubiquitin-like protein Pup: MATKDTGGGQQKATRSTEEVEEQAQEAQAAEDLKERQEKLSDDVDSVLDEIDDVLEENAEDFVRSFVQKGGE, translated from the coding sequence ATGGCGACCAAGGACACCGGCGGCGGACAGCAGAAGGCGACGCGCTCCACTGAGGAGGTCGAGGAGCAGGCGCAGGAGGCGCAGGCTGCGGAAGACCTCAAGGAGCGCCAGGAGAAGCTCTCGGACGACGTCGACTCGGTTCTTGACGAGATCGATGATGTCCTCGAGGAGAACGCCGAGGACTTCGTGCGGTCATTTGTGCAAAAGGGCGGAGAGTAG
- a CDS encoding tRNA (adenine-N1)-methyltransferase, whose translation MSEPTGAARRRGPFKVGDQVQLTDPKGRHYTFTLEAGKNFHTHKGSFPHDELIGAPEGSVVRTTGNVAYLALRPLLPDYVLSMPRGAAVVYPKDAGQILAFADIFPGARVVEAGVGSGSLSSFLLRAIGDHGMLHSYERRADFAEIAQANVERYFGGPHPAWQLTVGDLQDNLTDADVDRVILDMLAPWECLEAVSKALVPGGILCCYVATTTQLARTVESIREIGCFAEPQPWESMIRNWHVEGLAVRPDHRMIGHTGFLVTARRLADGVEPPMRRRRPAKGAYGEDYEGPNKG comes from the coding sequence ATGTCCGAACCGACCGGTGCCGCCCGCCGTCGCGGGCCCTTCAAGGTCGGGGACCAGGTCCAGCTCACCGACCCCAAGGGACGCCACTACACGTTCACGCTCGAGGCCGGGAAGAACTTCCACACCCACAAGGGTTCCTTCCCCCACGACGAGCTGATCGGCGCTCCTGAGGGCAGTGTTGTCCGAACCACGGGAAACGTCGCCTACCTCGCGCTGCGCCCCCTGCTCCCCGACTACGTCCTGTCCATGCCCCGCGGCGCCGCCGTGGTCTACCCCAAGGACGCGGGGCAGATCCTGGCCTTCGCCGACATCTTCCCCGGCGCGCGCGTCGTGGAGGCCGGGGTGGGCTCGGGCTCGCTCAGCAGCTTCCTCCTGCGCGCCATCGGCGATCACGGCATGCTGCACTCCTACGAGCGCCGAGCGGACTTCGCCGAGATCGCCCAGGCGAACGTGGAGCGCTACTTCGGCGGTCCGCACCCCGCCTGGCAGCTCACCGTCGGCGACCTCCAGGACAACCTGACCGACGCCGACGTCGACCGGGTCATCCTCGACATGCTCGCCCCCTGGGAGTGCCTCGAGGCCGTCTCCAAGGCGCTGGTCCCCGGCGGCATCCTCTGCTGCTACGTGGCCACCACCACTCAGCTCGCGCGCACCGTCGAGTCCATCCGGGAGATCGGCTGCTTCGCAGAGCCGCAGCCGTGGGAGTCGATGATCCGCAACTGGCACGTCGAGGGCCTGGCCGTGCGCCCCGACCACCGGATGATCGGCCACACCGGGTTCCTGGTCACCGCCCGCCGTCTCGCCGACGGCGTCGAGCCCCCCATGCGCCGCCGCAGGCCCGCCAAGGGCGCCTACGGCGAGGACTACGAGGGCCCCAACAAGGGCTGA
- a CDS encoding ferredoxin, with translation MTVQHEVPTDGASEALEVWIDQDLCTGDGICAQYAPEVFELDIDGLAYVKSADDELLQAPGATTPVPLPLLNDVVDSAKECPGDCIHVRRVSDNVEVYGPDAE, from the coding sequence ATGACCGTGCAGCACGAGGTTCCCACCGACGGCGCGTCCGAAGCGCTCGAGGTCTGGATCGACCAGGACCTCTGCACCGGGGACGGAATCTGCGCGCAGTACGCCCCCGAGGTCTTCGAGCTCGACATCGACGGTCTGGCGTATGTGAAGTCGGCCGACGACGAGCTGCTCCAGGCCCCGGGCGCCACAACGCCGGTACCGCTCCCGCTGCTGAACGACGTGGTGGACTCCGCGAAGGAGTGCCCGGGCGACTGCATCCACGTGCGACGGGTTTCGGACAACGTCGAGGTCTACGGCCCCGACGCGGAGTGA
- the prcA gene encoding proteasome subunit alpha, producing MSTPFYVSPQQAMADRAEYARKGIARGRSLVVLQYADGIVFVGENPSRALHKFSEIYDRIGFAAAGKYNEYENLRIGGVRYADLRGYTYDRDDVTARGLANVYAQTLGTIFSSAGEKPYEVELVVAEVGASPEGDQIYRLPHDGSIVDEHGSVAVGGNAEQISTFLDQRHRDGMSLAEALKLAVQALSSQSNGSDREIPADRLEVAVLDRTRPQQRKFKRIVGRQLARLLEADGAASTPTDAPSDEETDEGTTGGTAGGTTGAGE from the coding sequence GTGTCGACGCCGTTCTATGTCTCACCTCAGCAGGCCATGGCCGACCGGGCGGAGTACGCCCGCAAGGGCATCGCCCGTGGCCGCAGCCTCGTCGTGCTGCAGTACGCCGACGGCATCGTCTTCGTCGGCGAGAACCCGTCCCGTGCCCTGCACAAGTTCAGCGAGATCTACGACCGCATCGGTTTTGCCGCGGCCGGCAAGTACAACGAGTACGAGAACCTGCGTATCGGCGGCGTGCGCTACGCGGACCTGCGCGGCTACACCTACGATCGCGACGACGTGACGGCCCGCGGCCTCGCGAACGTGTACGCGCAGACCCTGGGCACGATCTTCTCGAGCGCCGGTGAGAAGCCCTACGAGGTGGAGCTGGTGGTCGCCGAGGTGGGCGCCTCTCCCGAGGGCGACCAGATCTACCGGCTGCCGCACGACGGTTCGATCGTGGACGAGCACGGCTCGGTCGCGGTGGGCGGCAACGCGGAGCAGATCAGCACGTTCCTGGATCAGCGGCACCGTGACGGCATGTCGCTGGCGGAGGCGTTGAAGCTGGCCGTGCAGGCTCTTTCCAGCCAGTCGAACGGCAGTGACCGGGAGATCCCGGCGGACCGCCTCGAGGTCGCGGTCCTGGACCGTACACGGCCGCAGCAGCGGAAGTTCAAGCGGATCGTGGGCAGGCAGCTGGCTCGGCTGCTGGAGGCCGACGGTGCCGCGTCCACCCCGACGGACGCGCCCTCCGACGAGGAGACGGACGAAGGGACGACCGGGGGGACGGCCGGAGGGACGACCGGGGCCGGGGAGTAA
- a CDS encoding LacI family DNA-binding transcriptional regulator codes for MAHRSQQDRPPAGAESARPTSRDVARAAGVSQATVSLVLGDKWRGRVSERTAGVVRRAAQELGYRPNLAARNLRLGRTRTALLVVPALTNEFFARVYTGAADVAARHGFGVVLYPSPEGVGPAKDPFASARAALDGVIASSMAAQALTAIRGTDLPLVMLDSDPADTGAAAHVNLDIADGMRQVMDHLTALGHRRIVHLASAVASWTFDVRARALHEAAARVAGTEVRTVPAPLDVDSAREAAVRALTAPGPRPTAVVCDDDILAAGACKAARRLGLRVPEDVSVTGFDDLALATAVEPELTTVRLPAEQVGERGMDALLAVLDGRRPEERSLPVELVVRGSSARPPA; via the coding sequence ATGGCACACCGGTCCCAGCAGGACCGTCCCCCGGCCGGAGCGGAGTCCGCCCGTCCCACCAGCAGGGACGTCGCCCGCGCCGCCGGGGTCTCGCAGGCCACCGTCTCGCTCGTGCTCGGCGACAAGTGGCGCGGCCGCGTCTCCGAACGGACCGCGGGGGTGGTCCGCCGGGCCGCCCAGGAGCTCGGCTACCGGCCGAATCTCGCCGCCCGCAACCTCCGCCTCGGCCGCACCAGGACCGCGCTCCTCGTCGTCCCCGCGCTGACCAACGAGTTCTTCGCCCGCGTCTACACGGGAGCCGCCGACGTCGCCGCCCGCCACGGGTTCGGTGTCGTGCTCTACCCCTCCCCCGAGGGTGTCGGGCCCGCCAAGGACCCGTTCGCGTCCGCCCGCGCGGCCCTCGACGGCGTCATCGCCTCCTCGATGGCCGCGCAGGCGCTCACGGCGATCCGCGGGACCGACCTACCGCTGGTGATGCTCGACAGCGACCCCGCCGACACCGGCGCCGCCGCCCACGTCAACCTCGACATCGCCGACGGCATGCGGCAGGTGATGGACCACCTGACCGCTCTCGGCCACCGGCGGATCGTCCACCTCGCCTCGGCGGTCGCCTCCTGGACCTTCGACGTACGTGCCCGTGCGCTCCACGAGGCGGCGGCCCGGGTCGCCGGCACGGAGGTGCGCACCGTCCCGGCGCCGCTCGACGTCGACAGCGCCAGAGAAGCCGCCGTACGGGCCCTGACGGCCCCTGGGCCGCGCCCCACGGCCGTCGTCTGCGACGACGACATCCTGGCCGCGGGCGCCTGCAAGGCGGCCCGCCGGCTCGGCCTGCGGGTACCCGAGGACGTCAGCGTCACCGGCTTCGACGACCTCGCGCTGGCGACGGCCGTGGAGCCCGAGCTCACCACCGTCCGCCTGCCCGCCGAGCAGGTGGGCGAGCGGGGCATGGACGCCCTGCTCGCCGTCCTCGACGGCCGGCGCCCCGAGGAGCGCAGCCTCCCCGTCGAGCTTGTCGTACGGGGCTCCTCCGCTCGCCCGCCGGCCTGA
- a CDS encoding site-2 protease family protein, whose translation MNEDDTSGERERSGPDKTSGKGRPRRPAEPGGGLLMGRPFGVPVYVAPSWFVVAALITWVFGGQLDRVLPELGGARYLVSLFFAVAFYASVLVHELAHTVAALRFKLPVRRIQLQFFGGVSEIEKETETPGREFWLAFVGPLLSLALAGVFYLGMYAVEPGTVPGVLLAGLMISNLIVAAFNLLPGLPLDGGRMLRAVVWKITGRPMAGTVAAAWVGRALAVAVLIGLPLLTHTGALGNSTEDIGGMETVTDALLAAILAAIIWTGAGNSLRMARLREHLPELAARALTRRAVPVEADTPLSEALRRANESGARALVVVDGHGDPTALVREAAIVGVPEHRRPWVAVGGLAQDLTEGMKVPAELAGEALLDTLRATPATEYLVVEESGEIYGVLSAADVERAFVAAMARPGS comes from the coding sequence GTGAACGAGGACGACACGAGCGGTGAGCGCGAGCGGTCCGGGCCGGACAAGACGTCCGGAAAGGGCAGACCGCGGCGCCCCGCCGAACCGGGCGGTGGCCTCCTCATGGGCCGCCCCTTCGGCGTGCCCGTCTACGTCGCCCCCAGCTGGTTCGTCGTCGCCGCTCTGATCACCTGGGTCTTCGGCGGGCAGCTCGACCGTGTGCTGCCGGAGCTCGGTGGCGCACGCTACCTCGTCTCGCTGTTCTTCGCCGTGGCCTTCTACGCCTCGGTCCTCGTCCACGAACTGGCCCACACCGTCGCGGCGCTGCGGTTCAAGCTGCCGGTGCGCCGGATCCAGCTCCAGTTCTTCGGCGGCGTCTCCGAGATCGAGAAGGAGACGGAGACCCCGGGCCGTGAGTTCTGGCTCGCCTTCGTCGGGCCGCTGCTCTCCCTCGCCCTGGCCGGGGTCTTCTACCTCGGCATGTACGCGGTGGAGCCGGGTACCGTCCCCGGCGTACTCCTCGCCGGTCTGATGATCTCCAACCTCATCGTCGCGGCCTTCAACCTGCTGCCGGGCCTGCCCCTGGACGGCGGCCGTATGCTGCGCGCCGTCGTGTGGAAGATCACCGGCAGGCCCATGGCCGGCACCGTCGCCGCCGCCTGGGTCGGCCGGGCGCTCGCCGTCGCCGTCCTCATCGGCCTGCCGCTCCTCACCCACACCGGCGCCCTCGGGAACTCCACCGAGGACATCGGCGGGATGGAGACCGTCACCGACGCCCTGCTGGCCGCCATCCTGGCCGCCATCATCTGGACCGGCGCCGGCAACAGCCTGCGGATGGCCCGCCTGCGGGAGCACCTGCCGGAGCTGGCCGCCCGCGCCCTGACCCGCCGCGCCGTCCCCGTCGAGGCGGACACCCCGCTGTCGGAGGCCCTGCGCCGCGCCAACGAGTCCGGAGCCCGCGCCCTCGTCGTCGTCGACGGCCACGGCGACCCGACCGCACTGGTCCGCGAGGCGGCCATCGTCGGCGTCCCCGAGCACCGCAGGCCCTGGGTCGCCGTCGGCGGTCTGGCGCAGGACCTCACCGAGGGCATGAAGGTCCCGGCGGAACTCGCCGGAGAGGCCCTCCTCGACACCCTGCGGGCCACACCCGCCACCGAGTACCTCGTGGTCGAGGAGTCCGGCGAGATCTACGGCGTGCTCTCCGCCGCGGACGTCGAGCGGGCCTTCGTCGCAGCCATGGCACGGCCCGGTTCCTGA
- a CDS encoding RecB family exonuclease yields the protein MSTSQQPAEPATDGSATPVVPRPAVAVRPEVVDEPAPTVPADGTAAAASGAAGEPGGATAPAAGDEGTEQAARSAPPTSLSPSRASDFMQCPLLYRFRVIDRLPEKPSEAATRGTLVHAVLERLFDDPAAERTAPRAKAMVPGQWSRLLETRPELGELFAEDPGGERLSRWLGEAEQLVERWFTLEDPTRLEPREREMFVETELESGLRLRGVIDRVDIAPTGEVRIVDYKTGKAPRPEYSEGALFQMKFYALVIWRLKQVVPRRLQLVYLGSGDMLTYDPVTADLERMERKLLALWEAIRLATETGDWRPRPTKLCGWCDHRSMCPEFGGTPPVYPLSVSPRAAAEDGQGRMGLV from the coding sequence ATGAGTACGAGCCAGCAGCCCGCAGAGCCGGCCACCGACGGGTCCGCCACGCCGGTGGTCCCCCGGCCGGCCGTGGCCGTCCGGCCGGAAGTCGTCGACGAGCCGGCGCCCACCGTCCCCGCTGACGGCACGGCCGCCGCCGCGTCCGGCGCGGCCGGGGAGCCCGGCGGAGCCACGGCACCCGCCGCCGGCGACGAGGGCACGGAGCAGGCCGCGCGGAGCGCGCCGCCCACGTCACTGTCACCCTCGCGTGCGAGCGACTTCATGCAGTGCCCCCTGCTCTACCGCTTCCGGGTGATCGACAGGCTGCCGGAGAAGCCCAGCGAAGCGGCTACCCGGGGGACGCTGGTGCACGCCGTGCTGGAGCGGCTCTTCGACGACCCGGCGGCCGAGCGGACGGCGCCGCGCGCAAAGGCGATGGTTCCCGGCCAGTGGAGCCGGCTCCTCGAGACGCGTCCGGAGCTGGGTGAGCTGTTCGCCGAGGACCCCGGTGGCGAGCGGCTGTCGCGCTGGCTCGGTGAGGCGGAGCAGCTGGTGGAGCGGTGGTTCACGCTCGAGGACCCGACCCGGCTCGAGCCCCGCGAGCGGGAGATGTTCGTGGAGACGGAGCTGGAGTCGGGGCTGCGGCTGCGCGGCGTGATCGACCGGGTCGACATCGCGCCGACCGGCGAGGTGCGGATCGTCGACTACAAGACGGGCAAGGCCCCGCGCCCCGAGTACAGCGAAGGCGCGCTGTTCCAGATGAAGTTCTACGCGCTGGTGATCTGGCGGCTGAAGCAGGTGGTGCCCCGTCGGCTCCAGCTGGTCTATCTGGGCAGCGGCGACATGCTGACGTACGACCCGGTCACGGCCGACCTCGAGCGGATGGAGCGCAAGCTGCTCGCGCTCTGGGAGGCGATCCGCCTGGCCACGGAGACGGGTGACTGGCGGCCGCGGCCGACGAAGCTGTGCGGCTGGTGCGACCACCGCTCGATGTGTCCGGAATTCGGCGGCACTCCCCCGGTTTATCCGCTGAGCGTTTCCCCGCGCGCGGCGGCCGAGGATGGCCAAGGCAGAATGGGCCTGGTCTAA
- a CDS encoding response regulator transcription factor has protein sequence MAIRVLLVDDQPLLRTGFRMILEAEQDIAVVGEAGDGLQALDQVRALQPDVVLMDIRMPRMDGVEATRQITGPGRDGPAKVLVLTTFDLDEYVVEALRAGASGFLLKDAPADELVQAIRVVAAGEAMLAPSITRRLLDKYADHLPSGEEPVPDTLHTLTDREVEVLKLVARGLSNAEIAADLFVSETTVKTHVGHVLTKLGLRDRVQAAVYAYESGLVRPGAQ, from the coding sequence GTGGCTATCCGCGTCCTACTGGTCGACGACCAACCGCTGTTGCGCACCGGTTTCCGGATGATCCTCGAGGCCGAGCAGGACATCGCGGTGGTCGGTGAGGCCGGGGACGGCCTCCAAGCTCTCGATCAGGTGCGGGCGCTCCAGCCCGACGTGGTGCTGATGGACATCCGGATGCCCCGGATGGACGGTGTGGAGGCGACGCGTCAGATCACCGGCCCCGGCCGGGACGGTCCGGCGAAGGTGCTGGTGCTGACGACTTTCGACCTGGACGAGTACGTGGTGGAGGCGCTGCGCGCCGGTGCGAGCGGCTTCCTGCTGAAGGACGCCCCGGCCGATGAACTGGTGCAGGCGATCCGGGTGGTCGCCGCGGGCGAGGCCATGCTCGCGCCGAGCATCACCCGCAGGCTGCTCGACAAGTACGCGGACCATCTGCCGTCCGGCGAGGAGCCCGTTCCGGACACTCTTCACACGCTGACCGACCGTGAGGTGGAGGTGCTGAAGCTGGTGGCCCGCGGACTGTCCAACGCGGAGATCGCGGCGGACCTCTTCGTCAGTGAGACGACCGTCAAGACGCACGTCGGCCATGTGCTGACGAAGCTGGGTCTGCGTGACCGCGTCCAGGCGGCGGTGTACGCGTACGAGAGCGGTCTGGTGCGCCCCGGCGCACAGTAG
- the arc gene encoding proteasome ATPase: MAAHDDDINRGIRPGRGSEDPAGQVAYLEQEIAVLRRKLADSPRHTRILEERIVELQTNLAGVSAQNERLANTLREARDQIVALKEEVDRLAQPPAGFGVFLQAIEDGTCDIFTGGRKLRVNVSPSVELEELRRGQEVMLNEALNVVEAMEFERAGDIVTLKEILEDGERALVIGHTDEERVVRLAEPLLEMNIRPGDALLLEPRSGYVYEVIPKSEVEELVLEEVPDVDYDKIGGLGGQIEMIRDAVELPYLHPDLFKEHELRPPKGILLYGPPGCGKTLIAKAVANSLAKKVAEVTGQPAGKSYFLNIKGPELLNKYVGETERHIRLVFQRAREKASEGTPVIVFFDEMESLFRTRGSGVSSDVENTIVPQLLAEIDGVEGLENVIVIGASNREDMIDPAILRPGRLDVKIKIERPDAEAAKDIFAKYLTPSLPLHADDLGEHNGSKAAAAHAMIQSVVEQMYAESEENRFLEVTYANGDKEVLYFKDFNSGAMIQNIVDRAKKMAIKAFLDHNQKGLRVSHLLQACVDEFKENEDLPNTTNPDDWARISGKKGERIVFIRTLVTGKQGADTGRSIDTVANTGQYL; encoded by the coding sequence GTGGCAGCCCACGACGACGACATCAACCGCGGCATCCGGCCGGGGCGGGGGTCTGAAGACCCAGCCGGCCAGGTTGCCTATCTCGAGCAGGAAATCGCCGTCCTGCGCCGCAAGCTCGCCGACTCTCCGCGACACACGAGGATTCTCGAAGAGCGGATCGTCGAGCTGCAGACCAACCTGGCCGGCGTGTCCGCTCAGAACGAGCGGCTCGCCAACACACTCCGTGAGGCCCGCGACCAGATCGTGGCCCTCAAGGAGGAGGTCGACCGGCTCGCGCAGCCGCCGGCCGGCTTCGGTGTCTTCCTGCAGGCGATCGAGGACGGCACGTGCGACATCTTCACCGGGGGCCGCAAGCTCCGGGTGAACGTCAGCCCCAGCGTCGAGCTCGAGGAGCTCCGGCGCGGCCAGGAAGTCATGCTCAACGAAGCGCTCAATGTGGTCGAGGCCATGGAGTTCGAGCGTGCCGGGGACATCGTCACCCTCAAGGAGATCCTCGAGGACGGCGAGCGCGCCCTGGTGATCGGCCACACCGACGAGGAGCGGGTGGTGCGGCTCGCGGAGCCGCTGCTCGAGATGAACATCCGGCCCGGGGACGCCCTTCTGCTCGAACCCCGCTCGGGTTACGTCTACGAGGTGATCCCCAAGAGCGAGGTCGAGGAGCTCGTCCTCGAGGAAGTCCCCGACGTCGACTACGACAAGATCGGCGGACTCGGCGGCCAGATCGAGATGATCCGCGACGCCGTCGAGCTCCCGTACCTGCACCCGGATCTCTTCAAGGAGCACGAACTGCGGCCGCCGAAGGGCATCCTGCTCTACGGCCCGCCGGGCTGCGGCAAGACGCTGATCGCCAAGGCCGTCGCCAACTCCCTTGCCAAGAAGGTCGCCGAGGTGACCGGTCAGCCCGCGGGGAAGAGCTACTTCCTCAACATCAAGGGCCCCGAGCTCCTCAACAAGTACGTCGGTGAGACCGAGCGCCACATCCGCCTGGTCTTCCAGCGTGCTCGTGAGAAGGCGAGCGAGGGCACTCCCGTCATCGTCTTCTTCGACGAGATGGAGTCCCTCTTCCGCACCCGTGGATCCGGCGTCAGCTCGGACGTGGAGAACACCATCGTCCCGCAGCTCCTGGCCGAGATCGACGGTGTCGAGGGCCTGGAGAACGTGATCGTCATCGGCGCCTCCAACCGCGAGGACATGATCGACCCCGCGATCCTGCGCCCCGGCCGGCTCGACGTCAAGATCAAGATCGAGCGTCCGGACGCGGAGGCCGCCAAGGACATCTTCGCCAAGTACCTGACCCCCTCGCTCCCGCTGCACGCCGACGACCTCGGCGAGCACAACGGATCGAAGGCAGCCGCGGCACACGCCATGATCCAGTCGGTCGTGGAGCAGATGTACGCGGAGTCCGAGGAGAACCGCTTCCTCGAGGTCACGTACGCCAACGGAGACAAGGAAGTCCTTTACTTCAAGGACTTCAATTCCGGCGCGATGATCCAGAACATCGTCGACCGGGCCAAGAAGATGGCCATCAAGGCCTTCCTCGACCACAACCAGAAGGGTCTTCGCGTCTCCCATCTCCTCCAGGCCTGCGTGGACGAGTTCAAGGAGAACGAGGACCTGCCCAACACCACCAACCCGGACGACTGGGCCCGCATCTCCGGTAAGAAGGGCGAGCGGATCGTCTTCATCCGCACCCTCGTCACCGGAAAGCAGGGCGCGGACACCGGCCGGTCCATCGATACGGTGGCGAACACCGGTCAGTACCTGTAA
- the dop gene encoding depupylase/deamidase Dop: MTVRRVMGIETEYGISVPGHPNANAMLTSSQIVNAYAAAMHRARRARWDFEEENPLRDARGFDLAREAADSSQLTDEDIGLANVILTNGARLYVDHAHPEYSSPEITNPLDAVLWDKAGERIMAEAAARAAQLPGAQPIHLYKNNTDNKGASYGTHENYLMKRETPFSDIVRHLTPFFVSRQVVTGAGRVGIGQDGHEHGFQISQRADYFEVEVGLETTLKRPIINTRDEPHSDAEKYRRLHVIIGDANLSEISTYLKLGTTALVLSMIEDGFIAVDLAVEQPVRTLHQVSHDPSLQQLVTLRSGRTLTAVQLQMEYFELARKYVEERYGADADEQTKDVLTRWEDTLNRLENDPMSLAGELDWIAKRELMEGYRRRDDLDWDAARLHLVDLQYADVRPEKGLYNRLASRGRIKRLVDESAVERAMTQPPEDTRAYFRGRCLEQYADDVAAASWDSVIFDLPGRDSLQRVPTLEPLRGTRNHVKELLDRCRKAEDLLRVLGGG, encoded by the coding sequence ATGACCGTACGGCGAGTAATGGGCATCGAGACGGAGTACGGGATCTCCGTCCCCGGCCACCCGAACGCCAATGCCATGCTCACCTCGTCCCAGATCGTCAACGCATACGCGGCGGCGATGCACCGGGCGCGCCGCGCCCGCTGGGACTTCGAGGAAGAGAATCCGCTGCGGGACGCCCGTGGCTTCGACCTCGCCCGCGAGGCCGCCGACTCCAGTCAGCTCACCGACGAGGACATCGGCCTGGCCAACGTGATCCTGACCAACGGCGCCAGGCTCTACGTGGACCACGCCCACCCCGAGTACAGCTCCCCCGAGATCACCAACCCGCTCGACGCCGTCCTGTGGGACAAGGCCGGGGAGCGGATCATGGCGGAGGCGGCCGCGCGGGCCGCGCAGCTCCCGGGCGCCCAGCCGATCCATCTCTACAAGAACAACACCGACAACAAGGGCGCGTCCTACGGCACGCACGAGAACTATCTGATGAAGCGGGAGACCCCGTTCTCGGACATCGTGCGCCACCTGACGCCCTTCTTCGTCTCCCGGCAGGTCGTCACCGGCGCCGGCCGGGTGGGAATCGGCCAGGACGGCCATGAGCACGGGTTCCAGATCAGCCAGCGCGCCGACTATTTCGAGGTCGAGGTCGGGCTCGAGACCACCCTCAAGCGCCCCATCATCAACACTCGGGACGAGCCCCACTCCGACGCGGAGAAGTACCGCCGCCTGCATGTGATCATCGGCGACGCGAATCTCTCGGAGATCTCGACGTACCTCAAGCTGGGCACCACGGCCCTGGTGCTGTCGATGATCGAGGACGGCTTCATCGCGGTGGACCTCGCGGTCGAGCAGCCGGTGCGCACGCTCCACCAGGTCTCCCACGATCCGAGCCTCCAGCAACTCGTCACGCTCCGCAGCGGCCGCACACTCACCGCCGTACAACTCCAGATGGAGTACTTCGAGCTGGCCCGGAAGTACGTCGAGGAGCGTTACGGAGCCGACGCGGACGAGCAGACCAAGGACGTGCTGACCCGCTGGGAGGACACGCTCAACCGGCTCGAGAACGACCCGATGAGCCTCGCCGGCGAGCTCGACTGGATCGCGAAGCGCGAGCTCATGGAGGGCTACCGCAGGCGCGACGACCTGGACTGGGACGCCGCCCGGCTGCACCTGGTGGACCTGCAGTACGCGGACGTGCGGCCCGAGAAGGGCCTGTACAACCGTCTGGCGTCCCGCGGCAGGATCAAGCGCCTGGTGGACGAGAGCGCGGTGGAACGGGCCATGACGCAGCCTCCTGAGGACACCAGGGCCTACTTCCGCGGCCGCTGCCTCGAGCAGTACGCGGACGACGTGGCGGCCGCGTCGTGGGATTCGGTCATCTTCGACCTCCCGGGTCGTGACTCCCTGCAACGGGTCCCCACGCTGGAGCCGCTGCGGGGCACCCGCAACCACGTGAAGGAGCTTCTGGACCGCTGCCGCAAGGCGGAGGACCTGCTCCGGGTCCTCGGCGGGGGCTGA